The window GTACACGACGCTGCAGGACATCTCCGGCGGCCGGGCCGGCATGAACATCGTCAACGGCGCCTACGCGGCGGAATTCGAGCAGTTCGGGATCTGGGACGCGGCCCTCAGCCACGCCGACCGGTACCGGATGACGGAACTCTGGACCGAGGCGGTCACGCGCCTGTGGACCGAGGACAGCGTGACGATGCACACGCCGTACTTCGACCTCGACGCGTGCGAGTCCCGCCCCCACCCCGTGTCGCGCCCGACCATCATCAGTGCCGGCAAGTCCGAGGCGGCCAGGGCGTTCCAGGCGAAGCACGCCGACGGGGCCTTCCTGGCGGCGGACAGCCTCGACGAGATGCGCGAGCTGTCCCGCGACGTCCACGACCGCGCCGCCGCCGAGGGCCGCGAATGCCGCACGTACTCGATGCTCACGGTGGTGCAGGGCGAGACGGACGCCGCCGCGCAGCGGAAGGTGCGCGAGTGGGGCGCCGGCGTCGACCGCGAAGCACTGGCCTCGATGCGGGCGTCGTGGGGCGTCCCCGCCGAGCAGGCGCGTGCCTGGGCGGACGGTGCTGCGGGCGAGGACGCGTTCCAGACCGCGTACGTCGCCGGGTCGGCCGAGACCGTCACCGAGCACATCGAGTACATCGTCGACCGGGGCGAGCTCGACGGCCTGATGCTGATCTTCCCCGAGTACGACCAGGACATGGTGCTGTTCGGGGACACCGTCCTGCCCGCGCTCCGTCAGCACGACGCGGCGGTCGTCCGGTGACCGGGGGAGTCGACGCGGGTCGCGACCCACGGCTCGCGCAGTTGCTGGACCGGGGATCGCCGGCTGCCGGTTCGCCGACCGGTGGTCCGCGGCCCGCGCTCGTCGTCGTCGACGTGCAGCGCGACTTCGGCGACCCGACGCGGATCGCCCCGTACGGACTCGACGACCGCGCGTCCGCTGCGGTGGACGCCGCCGTCACCCGCATCGGCTCGCTCGTCGACGAGGCCCGCGCGACGGGCGTCCCCGTGGTCTGGGTCGAACTC of the Curtobacterium sp. TC1 genome contains:
- a CDS encoding LLM class flavin-dependent oxidoreductase, with protein sequence MPAKEYGIFLPIGNGGWMLSTTAPHPEATYAWNKRAALHAETIGLDFVMSMAKWRGFGGSTDHWGRSLESMTMMAGIAEATERVKIWATMHANVHNPAVAAKMYTTLQDISGGRAGMNIVNGAYAAEFEQFGIWDAALSHADRYRMTELWTEAVTRLWTEDSVTMHTPYFDLDACESRPHPVSRPTIISAGKSEAARAFQAKHADGAFLAADSLDEMRELSRDVHDRAAAEGRECRTYSMLTVVQGETDAAAQRKVREWGAGVDREALASMRASWGVPAEQARAWADGAAGEDAFQTAYVAGSAETVTEHIEYIVDRGELDGLMLIFPEYDQDMVLFGDTVLPALRQHDAAVVR